A section of the Daphnia magna isolate NIES unplaced genomic scaffold, ASM2063170v1.1 Dm_contigs163, whole genome shotgun sequence genome encodes:
- the LOC123467200 gene encoding uncharacterized protein LOC123467200, with product MSSDSSSSSSDSSSSSSSSSSSSSRKDRDYSVKFKFNDTKSTGLSRWIVSGLGEAKAKSAREIFKPKIKKNSSLLTNPSLDEAFYIRLKSVMNSAAAKNNIDPLEKVYRNQTYKLIDAVKPLMFLASRIGRKKKSRKITLAVRAALKLWAVLYNVTTARRRNILSQIYPQNIGLLDNKGILPVGGELLFGPKFVDVLVDQVNTLNKLNQAGKSAAPPPNQPRPSTSSGSNAQNRNVQTRLAFSDSFGGRIARFAHEWSQLTQDPCILATVCRGFELKFLSDP from the coding sequence ATGTCGTCGGACTCAAGCTCTAGTTCGTCCGACTCTTCATCAAGTTCAAGTTCGTCAAGTTCATCTTCTTCAAGAAAAGACAGAGATTACTCGGTGAAATTTAAATTCAACGATACCAAGTCGACAGGTTTGTCAAGATGGATAGTTTCAGGTTTAGGAGAAGCTAAAGCTAAGTCAGCAAGAGAGATTTTCAAGCCTAAGATTAAGAAAAATTCAAGCTTGTTAACTAACCCGTCGTTAGACGAAGCGTTTTATATTCGTCTAAAGAGTGTAATGAATTCAGCCGCAGCCAAGAACAACATCGACCCACTAGAAAAAGTGTATCGAAACCAGACTTACAAACTAATCGATGCAGTAAAACCTCTTATGTTTTTAGCAAGCCGCAtaggaaggaagaagaagtcaagaaaaattacgCTCGCGGTTCGTGCAGCTCTTAAATTGTGGGCAGTTCTCTACAACGTCACTACAGCCAGGCGCCGCAACATTTTGTCGCAGATATATCCTCAAAACATCGGGCTTTTGGACAACAAAGGTATCTTGCCAGTGGGCGGCGAACTTCTTTTCGGTCCTAAATTTGTGGATGTTCTGGTGGACCAAGTCAACACCCTCAACAAACTCAACCAAGCGGGGAAATCAGCAGCTCCACCACCCAACCAACCGAGACCATCTACATCTTCCGGAAGTAACGCTCAGAATCGGAATGTGCAAACTAGACTCGCTTTTTCCGATTCTTTTGGAGGCCGTATTGCGCGATTCGCACATGAATGGTCTCAACTGACGCAAGACCCTTGTATCCTAGCGACAGTGTGTAGAGGTTTTGAATTGAAGTTTTTATCGGACCCGTAA
- the LOC123466378 gene encoding uncharacterized protein LOC123466378 translates to MIIPETQPDDSEPMTISMDPMEPNLGEVEPMETEKDGNLDIAGLQEVAFHSCPIIESRYRLLANVGPNKNGTAILIRHGLDYSRLLLEPDGRLISIDVNCFTFINIYAPSDIWKKLNKIEPGHTFYHPSCSSRLDRIYASRSFAENFGK, encoded by the exons ATGATAATCCCTGAAACGCAACCTGATGACTCGGAACCTATGACAATTTCCATGGACCCAATGGAACCCAATTTGGGGGAAGTTGAGCCCATGGAAACTGAAAA ggacggtaaccTAGATATCGCgggacttcaagaggtagcatttcattcttgtccaattattgaaagtCGCTACCGTTTGTTggcaaatgtcggtcccaacaaaaacggaacagccattctcatTAGACATGGTTTAGACTATTCTCGATTACTTCTAGAACCCGACGGAAGGCTCATATCTATTGACGTGAATTGTTTCACGTTCattaatatctatgccccgtcag atatctggaaaaagctaaataaaATTGAACCGGGGCACACCTTTTACCATCCCTCCTGTTCTTCTCGGCTTGATAGGATATATGCTAGCCGATCTTTTGCAGAGaatttt ggaaagtaa